A window of the Butyricimonas virosa genome harbors these coding sequences:
- the glyA gene encoding serine hydroxymethyltransferase has translation MKRDTQIFDLIDKECHRQKEGLELIASENFVSEQVMQAMGSCLTNKYAEGYPGARYYGGCQIVDQTEQLAIDRACQLFGAEFANVQPHSGAQANAAVFFACMKPGDTFLGLDLAHGGHLSHGSPVNLSGINYHPVAYHVKEETGMVDYDEMEQLALEHKPKLIVSGASAYSRDWDYKRMREIADKVGALLMCDMSHPAGLIAKGLLNNPMEYCHIVTTTTHKTLRGPRGGMILLPKDFPNPWGLKTPKGEIKMMSQVINFAVFPGQQGGPLEHVIAAKAVAFGEALSDEYTEYAKQMLANAKAMAKAFVEKGYKVVSGGTDNHSMLIDLRTKFPELTGKKAENTLVKADITINKNMVPFDTRTPFSTSGLRVGTPAITTRGLKEEHMPIIVDMIDRVLSAPDDETVIAQVKKEVNAMMSDRPMFAW, from the coding sequence ATGAAAAGAGACACTCAAATTTTCGACCTGATTGACAAAGAATGTCATCGTCAAAAAGAAGGACTTGAATTAATCGCATCTGAAAACTTCGTGAGCGAGCAAGTAATGCAGGCTATGGGATCTTGCCTGACCAACAAATATGCAGAAGGATACCCTGGGGCCCGCTATTATGGTGGTTGCCAAATCGTTGACCAGACAGAACAACTGGCTATTGATCGGGCTTGCCAATTATTCGGTGCTGAATTCGCTAACGTACAACCGCACTCCGGCGCACAAGCTAACGCTGCCGTGTTTTTCGCTTGCATGAAACCCGGCGATACCTTCCTAGGCCTTGATCTAGCTCATGGTGGTCACCTTTCACACGGATCACCAGTGAATCTTTCTGGTATTAACTATCACCCGGTAGCTTACCACGTGAAAGAAGAAACCGGAATGGTTGACTATGACGAGATGGAACAATTGGCTTTGGAACACAAACCGAAATTAATCGTATCTGGAGCATCCGCTTATTCTCGCGACTGGGATTACAAACGTATGCGCGAAATCGCTGATAAAGTAGGTGCTTTGTTAATGTGCGATATGTCTCATCCTGCAGGTTTGATTGCCAAAGGTTTATTGAACAACCCGATGGAATATTGCCACATCGTGACCACAACCACTCACAAAACCCTTCGCGGACCTCGTGGTGGTATGATCCTTCTTCCGAAAGATTTCCCGAATCCTTGGGGATTAAAAACTCCGAAAGGAGAGATCAAGATGATGTCACAAGTAATCAACTTTGCCGTGTTCCCGGGACAACAAGGAGGACCGCTTGAACACGTGATCGCTGCTAAGGCTGTTGCTTTCGGTGAGGCACTGTCTGACGAGTACACTGAATACGCCAAACAAATGCTGGCTAACGCCAAAGCTATGGCCAAAGCATTCGTGGAAAAAGGTTACAAAGTTGTTTCCGGTGGTACCGACAACCACTCCATGTTGATTGACCTGAGAACCAAATTCCCGGAATTAACCGGTAAGAAAGCAGAAAACACGCTTGTTAAAGCTGACATCACGATCAACAAGAACATGGTTCCGTTCGATACCCGCACCCCGTTCTCTACATCAGGTCTTCGTGTAGGAACCCCGGCAATCACTACCCGTGGTTTGAAGGAAGAACATATGCCTATCATCGTGGACATGATCGACAGAGTATTGAGTGCCCCGGACGATGAAACCGTAATCGCACAAGTAAAGAAAGAAGTAAACGCCATGATGAGCGACAGACCTATGTTCGCCTGGTAA
- a CDS encoding DUF3413 domain-containing protein: MMFDISKSVGYTERMNYLKRGFLFYMCSSCMLLVQFAIYLVNSNYWESLNFVGGFYYLMAALGQAFLFNLIPWVVLYLPFTWWRQMQKVGAILFTCAIFLLNVLAYLNGIVFQLYKFHINGFVLDLAFGGGGNQVFVFNNTLVLHGVLIGLLILLFTLAVVFIAYRYARYVTSKQVKIGIYLFLFSCIAPQLTHACAAASNLNSIMEVSACLPQYYPLTANRLMLKLGVIKKEDLYVNNPDKGKGHSFVYPLHPLEKVDSVKPLNIIYLILDSWNFRTFTRECCPNIRAFGDRSAVFNRHLSSSNGTRGGIFGLFFGISATYWQDFERTGVQPLFIENLLENGYDIETFASATLVNPPFYRIVFGDVKDIRKETPGATPFDRDNRITEDFLNYLDERKDVNKPFFSFVFYDLLHAIDIPAPYRKKFQPSWDYANYLALNNNLDPEPFFNLYRNCAYYVDSLVGKVVNKLEANGLLDNSVIVITGDHGQEFNENKKNFWGHGSDFSNAQVHVPFILYYPGNTPGVYSHRTSHYDVTPTLMKRVLGVKNPAEDYSMGRDLFDPERPPFHLAGDPQNYAFIMDNVIYEKKVAGNIQVTDSLLNRLSRNQINSGLLLKAIEFKNMFLKK, from the coding sequence ATGATGTTTGATATTTCTAAGTCAGTGGGTTACACTGAAAGAATGAATTATTTGAAGAGAGGTTTTCTGTTTTATATGTGCTCCTCTTGTATGTTACTCGTTCAATTTGCGATCTATCTCGTGAATAGTAATTATTGGGAATCCTTGAATTTTGTTGGGGGCTTTTATTATTTGATGGCGGCATTGGGGCAAGCTTTTCTTTTCAATTTGATCCCTTGGGTTGTTTTATATCTTCCCTTCACGTGGTGGCGGCAGATGCAGAAGGTTGGTGCCATTCTGTTCACTTGTGCTATATTTTTATTGAACGTGCTGGCCTATCTGAACGGGATTGTTTTCCAGTTGTATAAATTTCATATCAACGGCTTTGTGCTGGATTTAGCTTTTGGTGGGGGAGGAAACCAAGTATTCGTGTTTAATAATACCTTGGTCTTGCATGGGGTTCTTATCGGATTACTTATTTTGTTGTTTACTTTAGCGGTCGTTTTTATCGCTTACCGGTATGCCCGGTATGTTACTTCTAAACAGGTGAAAATCGGTATTTATCTTTTTCTATTCTCCTGTATTGCACCCCAGTTAACCCATGCTTGTGCTGCTGCGTCTAACTTAAATTCGATCATGGAAGTATCGGCTTGTTTACCGCAATATTATCCTTTGACAGCCAACCGTTTGATGTTAAAGTTGGGGGTGATCAAAAAGGAGGACTTGTATGTGAATAACCCAGATAAAGGGAAGGGGCATAGTTTCGTGTACCCTCTTCATCCGCTGGAAAAAGTGGATAGCGTGAAACCGTTGAATATTATTTATCTTATTCTAGATTCATGGAATTTCAGGACTTTTACACGGGAGTGTTGTCCTAACATCCGGGCTTTTGGCGATCGTTCTGCAGTATTCAATCGTCATTTAAGTTCCAGTAATGGTACGCGGGGCGGGATATTCGGTCTGTTTTTCGGTATTTCTGCAACATACTGGCAAGATTTTGAACGTACGGGAGTACAGCCTTTGTTTATCGAGAATTTACTGGAAAATGGGTATGATATAGAGACGTTCGCCAGTGCAACGCTTGTTAATCCTCCTTTTTATCGTATCGTCTTCGGGGATGTGAAAGATATTCGCAAGGAAACTCCGGGAGCAACACCTTTTGATCGGGATAACAGGATCACGGAAGATTTTTTGAATTATCTGGATGAGCGAAAGGATGTGAATAAACCGTTCTTTTCTTTTGTATTTTATGATTTGTTGCATGCAATAGATATTCCGGCTCCTTATCGTAAAAAATTTCAGCCCTCGTGGGACTATGCCAATTATCTGGCTTTGAATAATAATTTGGACCCGGAACCGTTTTTTAACCTGTACCGTAATTGTGCCTATTACGTGGATTCGCTCGTGGGAAAGGTGGTGAATAAACTGGAGGCGAACGGGTTGTTGGATAATTCCGTGATTGTTATTACCGGGGATCATGGGCAGGAGTTTAACGAGAATAAGAAGAACTTTTGGGGACATGGAAGTGATTTTTCGAACGCACAGGTGCATGTCCCGTTTATCCTGTACTACCCGGGGAACACTCCCGGCGTGTACTCGCACAGGACGTCTCATTATGACGTGACACCGACTTTAATGAAACGGGTGCTGGGGGTAAAGAATCCCGCCGAAGATTATTCTATGGGAAGAGATTTATTTGATCCCGAACGCCCGCCTTTTCATCTGGCCGGAGATCCGCAGAATTATGCTTTTATTATGGATAATGTGATTTACGAGAAGAAAGTGGCGGGGAATATCCAAGTGACGGATTCTTTGTTGAATCGTCTTTCCCGGAATCAGATAAATTCGGGATTGCTGCTTAAAGCTATCGAATTCAAGAATATGTTTTTGAAGAAGTAG
- the nqrF gene encoding NADH:ubiquinone reductase (Na(+)-transporting) subunit F, whose amino-acid sequence MMLLAINTTIVMSGVIVFLIVTLILVGMLLFAKAKLTPKGEVKVDINHGEKELVTEPGSTLLATLGNNKIFLPSACGGKGSCGMCRCQVESGAGSILPTETGFFSYKQQHDNWRLACQVKVKENIEMHIPEEVLGIKKWECEVVSNRNISTFLKEFVVKLPEGENLKFKSGGYIQIDVPAIDVDFKTFDIDEKYKADWERMKMFDLKMHNPEATYRAYSMANSPAEGNIIMLNIRIATPPFDKAIGGFANVNPGICSSYIFSRKPGDKVSISGPYGEFFLRDTNNEMMFIGGGAGMAPMRSHIFNLFHTMHTDRKVTFWYGARALQEAPYVDEFNKIQEENPNFHWTLALDRPDPVADAAGVAYKPGFVHQVIFENYLKNHENPEDIEYYLCGPPMMISAVTKMLYDLGVPDENVMYDNFGG is encoded by the coding sequence ATGATGTTATTAGCAATAAATACAACAATTGTCATGTCAGGTGTCATCGTGTTCCTCATCGTAACACTGATTCTCGTAGGCATGCTTTTGTTCGCCAAGGCCAAACTGACTCCCAAAGGAGAGGTGAAGGTTGATATTAATCATGGCGAAAAGGAATTAGTAACCGAACCGGGGTCCACGCTGTTAGCCACCCTTGGAAACAACAAAATCTTCCTCCCCTCGGCTTGTGGAGGTAAAGGTTCATGTGGTATGTGTCGTTGTCAGGTTGAATCCGGAGCAGGGTCTATCCTACCAACCGAAACGGGATTCTTCTCCTATAAACAACAACACGACAACTGGCGCTTGGCTTGTCAGGTAAAAGTGAAAGAGAATATTGAAATGCACATCCCGGAAGAAGTTCTCGGAATCAAAAAATGGGAATGTGAAGTGGTTTCCAATAGAAATATCTCTACTTTCTTGAAAGAATTCGTGGTAAAATTACCGGAAGGTGAAAACCTGAAATTCAAATCCGGAGGATATATCCAAATTGACGTGCCTGCTATCGACGTTGACTTCAAGACGTTCGATATTGACGAGAAATACAAGGCTGATTGGGAACGCATGAAGATGTTCGATCTTAAAATGCACAACCCGGAAGCAACCTACCGTGCTTACTCCATGGCAAACTCCCCGGCAGAAGGTAACATTATCATGCTGAACATTCGTATTGCGACTCCCCCGTTCGACAAAGCTATCGGTGGTTTTGCCAACGTGAACCCCGGAATCTGTTCTTCTTACATCTTCTCTCGTAAACCGGGAGATAAAGTAAGTATTTCCGGACCTTACGGAGAATTCTTCTTGAGAGACACGAACAACGAGATGATGTTCATCGGTGGTGGTGCCGGTATGGCTCCCATGCGTTCACACATCTTCAACCTCTTCCACACGATGCACACCGATCGTAAAGTTACCTTCTGGTACGGCGCACGTGCTTTGCAAGAAGCTCCTTACGTGGACGAGTTCAACAAGATTCAAGAAGAGAACCCGAACTTCCACTGGACACTGGCTCTCGACAGACCGGATCCCGTGGCTGACGCAGCTGGAGTGGCTTACAAACCGGGCTTTGTTCATCAAGTAATCTTCGAGAATTATTTGAAGAATCATGAAAACCCGGAAGATATTGAATACTACCTCTGCGGTCCTCCTATGATGATCTCGGCAGTAACCAAAATGCTGTACGACCTTGGAGTTCCGGACGAAAACGTGATGTATGATAACTTCGGAGGATAA
- the nqrE gene encoding NADH:ubiquinone reductase (Na(+)-transporting) subunit E — protein MENLLNIFVRSVFIDNMIFAYFLGMCSYLAVSKTVKTSFGLGIAVVFVLLITVPVNYLLDNFVLKAGALSWLLGESAANIDLSFLSFIMFIAVIAAIVQLVEMVVEKFAPALYNQLGIFLPLIAVNCAIMGASLFMQERGYANIGEATAFGLGSGIGWLLAIVGIAAIREKLKYSNIPAPLRGIGITFIVTGLMAISFMSFLGINL, from the coding sequence ATGGAAAATCTATTAAATATATTTGTACGGTCCGTATTCATTGATAACATGATCTTTGCTTACTTCCTAGGTATGTGTTCATACCTTGCCGTATCAAAGACCGTGAAGACATCATTCGGATTAGGTATTGCCGTTGTATTCGTATTATTAATCACCGTCCCGGTAAACTATTTGCTGGACAACTTCGTGTTGAAAGCCGGAGCTTTAAGCTGGTTACTCGGTGAAAGCGCTGCAAACATCGATTTGAGTTTCTTGAGTTTCATCATGTTCATCGCAGTCATTGCTGCTATCGTGCAACTCGTGGAAATGGTAGTTGAAAAATTTGCCCCAGCACTTTACAACCAGTTAGGAATCTTCCTGCCGTTGATCGCGGTAAACTGCGCTATCATGGGAGCATCCTTGTTCATGCAAGAAAGAGGATATGCTAACATTGGAGAGGCTACGGCTTTCGGTTTGGGTTCAGGTATCGGTTGGTTACTCGCTATCGTGGGTATCGCCGCTATTCGTGAGAAACTGAAATATTCAAACATCCCCGCCCCACTTAGAGGTATCGGTATTACCTTTATCGTGACTGGATTGATGGCTATTTCATTCATGAGTTTCTTGGGAATTAACCTGTAA
- the nqrC gene encoding NADH:ubiquinone reductase (Na(+)-transporting) subunit C, which produces MNKQGNTYTFIYSIVLVVVVAAILAIVSLSLKPYQDENIENEKRQNILSSVNVSSTPETSAELFNKIITKQFILNYKGEAIEGNAFAVDIPTEGKKLQKALKNPELQQALKDGKLLSETIKDDKALADVKFPVFVADIDGAIKYILPTYGVGLWGPVWGYISLNEDKNTVYGVLFDHKGETPGLGAEITQPFFQKQFSGKTIFENSTLKAITVKKGGNATGAHEVDAISGGTITSKGVETMIGDYLKCYEQFLKQIQ; this is translated from the coding sequence ATGAACAAACAAGGAAATACATATACCTTTATCTATTCCATCGTTTTGGTTGTCGTAGTTGCAGCCATTCTGGCGATAGTGTCTCTTTCACTAAAGCCATACCAAGATGAGAATATAGAGAACGAGAAGAGACAAAACATTCTGAGTTCTGTAAATGTTAGTTCTACCCCGGAGACTTCGGCTGAATTGTTCAACAAAATCATCACGAAACAATTCATTCTGAACTACAAGGGTGAGGCTATTGAAGGAAACGCCTTCGCCGTGGACATCCCGACGGAAGGTAAGAAACTTCAGAAAGCACTTAAAAATCCGGAACTTCAACAAGCATTGAAAGACGGAAAATTGCTTTCAGAAACGATCAAAGATGATAAAGCATTAGCAGATGTCAAATTCCCTGTATTCGTAGCCGACATTGACGGGGCCATCAAGTATATCCTGCCGACCTATGGAGTTGGGCTTTGGGGGCCTGTTTGGGGTTACATTTCTTTAAACGAAGATAAGAACACGGTTTACGGAGTTCTGTTCGATCACAAAGGAGAAACACCCGGACTTGGAGCTGAGATCACTCAACCCTTTTTCCAAAAACAATTCAGCGGGAAAACGATTTTTGAGAACTCCACGTTAAAAGCCATCACTGTAAAAAAAGGTGGAAACGCTACCGGAGCTCATGAAGTAGACGCAATCTCAGGAGGAACAATCACTTCAAAAGGTGTTGAAACCATGATTGGCGACTACTTAAAATGTTACGAACAATTCTTAAAACAAATACAATAA
- a CDS encoding NADH:ubiquinone reductase (Na(+)-transporting) subunit D, with protein sequence MSDKETLFSAKNRGLLLGPLSKNNPVLVQILGICSALAVTAKLEPAIVMALSVTAVTAFSNVILSLLRNTIPTRIRIIVQLVVVAALVIMVDQILKAFAYEVSKQLSVFVGLIITNCIIMGRIEAFALGNKPWPSLLDGIGNGLGYGLILVIVAFFRELLGSGTLFGVKVIPQIFYDWGYQNNGLMILPPMALMLVGLIIWVHRSKNKDLIEQK encoded by the coding sequence ATGAGCGATAAAGAAACATTATTTTCAGCTAAGAACCGAGGCTTGTTACTCGGCCCCTTGAGCAAAAATAACCCTGTTCTGGTACAGATATTGGGTATATGTTCTGCTCTTGCCGTAACTGCAAAATTAGAACCCGCCATCGTGATGGCTCTTTCGGTTACAGCCGTAACGGCATTCTCTAACGTGATTCTTTCGCTACTGAGAAATACAATCCCGACACGCATACGTATCATCGTGCAACTGGTCGTGGTTGCCGCTTTGGTAATCATGGTGGACCAAATACTGAAGGCGTTCGCATACGAGGTAAGTAAACAATTATCCGTGTTCGTTGGGTTGATCATCACAAACTGTATCATCATGGGACGTATCGAGGCTTTCGCCTTGGGCAACAAACCGTGGCCTTCATTACTTGACGGTATCGGTAACGGTCTAGGATACGGTTTAATCCTCGTTATCGTGGCTTTCTTCCGTGAACTACTTGGATCCGGAACTTTGTTCGGGGTAAAAGTAATCCCACAAATATTCTACGATTGGGGTTATCAAAACAACGGTTTAATGATCCTTCCCCCGATGGCATTGATGCTGGTGGGTCTGATCATTTGGGTTCACCGTTCCAAGAACAAGGATTTAATAGAACAGAAATAG
- a CDS encoding NADH:ubiquinone reductase (Na(+)-transporting) subunit B → MNFLRNYLDKQKPKFEKGGKLYKLHSVFTGFESFLFVPNRTTSSGCNIRDAIDLKRTMIIVVLALIPALLFGIYNVGYQHFNAMGTLADTDFFELFFYGLWRVLPMIIVSYVVGLGIEFAAAQIRGHEINEGFLVSGLLIPMIMPINAPLWMVGVSTAFAVIIGKEIFGGTGMNIWNPALLARAFFFFSYPSMISGDKVWIAGMPDGFSQATPLAEAAQGLPTTYDMSSMFWGLIPGSVGETSTFCILLGAILLIATGIGSWKIMLSTFIGGYCMALLLNYTLPASNPYAAITPITHLIMGGFAFGAVFMATDPVTSAQTERGKWIYGFILGVMAILIRTLNPGYPEGMMLAILLMNTFAPLIDWFVVQGNIKRRLKRAKAMQL, encoded by the coding sequence ATGAATTTTTTACGCAACTATCTAGATAAGCAAAAGCCAAAATTTGAAAAGGGAGGCAAACTATACAAGTTGCATTCTGTTTTCACGGGTTTTGAGTCTTTTCTTTTCGTGCCTAACCGCACGACATCTTCGGGCTGTAATATCCGGGATGCGATCGATCTGAAAAGAACCATGATCATTGTCGTACTGGCTCTTATTCCGGCCCTTTTATTCGGTATCTATAATGTGGGATACCAGCATTTCAACGCAATGGGTACTCTGGCCGATACCGATTTCTTCGAGTTATTCTTCTATGGGCTGTGGAGAGTGTTACCCATGATCATCGTTTCCTACGTGGTCGGATTGGGTATTGAATTTGCCGCGGCACAAATCAGGGGACACGAGATCAACGAGGGATTCCTCGTATCCGGTTTATTAATCCCGATGATTATGCCGATCAACGCACCCCTTTGGATGGTGGGAGTTTCCACCGCCTTCGCCGTGATTATCGGTAAAGAAATCTTCGGTGGTACCGGAATGAACATCTGGAACCCGGCATTGTTAGCCCGTGCCTTCTTCTTCTTCTCCTACCCTTCCATGATTTCAGGGGATAAAGTATGGATCGCCGGAATGCCCGACGGGTTCTCGCAAGCGACCCCGCTTGCCGAGGCTGCCCAAGGTCTACCCACGACATATGACATGTCTTCCATGTTCTGGGGATTGATCCCGGGTTCCGTGGGAGAAACATCAACCTTCTGTATATTGCTCGGGGCCATCTTGTTAATTGCCACCGGAATCGGGAGTTGGAAAATCATGCTTTCCACTTTCATCGGAGGTTACTGTATGGCTTTATTACTTAACTACACGTTACCCGCAAGCAACCCGTATGCGGCAATAACCCCGATTACTCATTTAATCATGGGTGGTTTTGCTTTCGGAGCCGTATTCATGGCAACAGACCCTGTAACATCGGCACAAACGGAAAGAGGAAAATGGATATACGGTTTCATTTTAGGTGTCATGGCCATCCTTATTCGTACACTAAACCCCGGTTACCCGGAAGGAATGATGTTAGCCATCCTGTTAATGAACACCTTTGCTCCGCTTATTGATTGGTTTGTAGTTCAAGGTAACATCAAGCGCAGACTGAAAAGAGCTAAAGCGATGCAATTGTAG